One Peterkaempfera bronchialis DNA window includes the following coding sequences:
- a CDS encoding glycosyltransferase family 4 protein — protein sequence MGVTVLHVAQPVDGGVARVVADLVRGQLAGGHRVAVACPPGGRLAGEAAASGAEVLPWAAVRSPGPSAAAEARRLHGIAARLRPDLLHLHSAKAGLAGRLAVRGRVPTVFQPHAWSFAAVTGPAAAGALRWERFGVRWAHAVLCVSEQERRDGMAAGVRARRWEVVPNGVDLARHTAADEDARRRARHALGLDPHAPLAVCVGRLCRQKGQDVLLDAWPQVLRRVPDARLALVGDGPQRVALEQRAARLSAGAGAGAAALLVGDVSDPRPWYAAADLVVLPSRWEGMALVPLEAMAAARPVVLAEVSGAAECLPPGERATALVPPEDPRALAAAVAAALADRAGCARRGVLAREQMAACHEVGRSVARVSRLYRELLAGTAVPRR from the coding sequence ATGGGCGTGACGGTTCTGCATGTGGCCCAGCCCGTCGACGGCGGGGTCGCCCGGGTGGTGGCCGACCTGGTGCGCGGTCAGCTGGCGGGCGGTCACCGGGTGGCGGTGGCCTGTCCGCCGGGCGGGCGGCTGGCCGGAGAGGCGGCAGCCTCGGGGGCGGAGGTGCTGCCCTGGGCGGCGGTCCGCTCGCCGGGCCCGTCGGCCGCCGCCGAGGCGCGGCGGCTGCACGGGATCGCCGCCCGGCTCCGCCCCGACCTGCTGCATCTGCACAGCGCCAAGGCCGGTCTGGCCGGACGCCTGGCGGTACGCGGGCGCGTCCCCACGGTCTTCCAGCCGCACGCCTGGTCGTTCGCCGCCGTCACCGGACCGGCCGCCGCAGGGGCACTGCGCTGGGAGCGCTTCGGCGTGCGGTGGGCGCATGCGGTGCTCTGCGTCAGCGAACAGGAGCGCCGCGACGGCATGGCCGCCGGAGTCCGCGCCCGCCGCTGGGAGGTGGTGCCCAACGGGGTGGACCTGGCCCGCCACACCGCCGCTGACGAGGACGCCCGCCGCCGTGCGCGGCACGCCCTCGGCCTGGACCCGCACGCCCCGCTGGCCGTCTGTGTCGGACGGCTGTGTCGGCAGAAGGGCCAGGATGTACTGCTGGATGCCTGGCCGCAGGTGCTGCGCCGGGTACCGGACGCCCGGCTGGCGCTGGTCGGCGACGGTCCGCAGCGGGTGGCCCTAGAGCAGCGGGCGGCCCGGCTTTCGGCGGGCGCCGGGGCGGGGGCGGCGGCGCTGCTGGTCGGCGATGTGTCCGACCCCCGGCCCTGGTACGCCGCCGCCGATCTGGTGGTGCTGCCCTCGCGCTGGGAGGGCATGGCGCTGGTGCCGCTGGAGGCCATGGCGGCTGCCCGGCCGGTGGTGCTGGCCGAGGTGTCCGGTGCTGCGGAGTGCCTGCCGCCCGGGGAGCGGGCCACCGCCCTGGTGCCGCCGGAGGACCCTCGGGCGCTGGCCGCCGCCGTCGCGGCGGCGCTCGCCGACCGGGCAGGGTGCGCCCGGCGCGGCGTTCTGGCCCGGGAGCAGATGGCGGCGTGCCACGAGGTGGGCCGGTCGGTGGCGCGCGTCTCCCGCCTCTACCGCGAGTTGCTGGCCGGAACGGCTGTTCCCCGACGGTAA
- a CDS encoding exopolysaccharide biosynthesis polyprenyl glycosylphosphotransferase, translating to MRTENESVPRPGRTAPPVPAPRQNPGPPQVLYTEATFPLTLLAADAAAACAAAALATPGRLLPTADLLIETGALLPALLLLNGVGGLYRRRLSPSVLDELPALAGRAAVAVAFAVTLCGCLPERWPSFATAAGLLRLLTGYLALAVTGRAAAYAALLRRRRRAPRPVLLLGAGDRGRRVAAALLAHPRYGMRPVGCLDTARAPHPDGPPAPVPVPVLGGCEVLEREIRRRGVRDLLITTDTAETADPETAAAMRTAARLGCDLWLVPGLREYGALPYGFRRPAHGDHLWGFPCLRIGRPARHRPGWAAKRALDRTAAAVLLMLAAPLLAACALAVRLDDGPGVIFRQQRVGLDGRVFTLLKFRTLRPASAHESATRWTIAQDRRMGRVGRLLRRTSLDELPQLWNVLRGEMSLVGPRPERPYFALRFTQAHPGYADRHRVPAGITGLAQTHGLRGDTSIEDRARFDNHYIESWSLWQDITILLRTAATLIRPDGS from the coding sequence ATGAGGACCGAGAACGAGAGCGTGCCGCGCCCCGGACGGACCGCACCGCCCGTCCCCGCCCCCCGGCAGAACCCCGGCCCTCCCCAAGTCCTCTACACCGAAGCCACGTTCCCCCTCACCCTGCTAGCCGCCGACGCGGCAGCCGCCTGCGCCGCCGCCGCACTCGCCACCCCGGGCCGCCTGCTCCCCACCGCCGACCTGCTGATCGAGACCGGCGCCCTGCTGCCCGCCCTGCTGCTGCTCAACGGCGTCGGCGGCCTCTACCGCAGACGGCTGTCGCCCTCCGTACTCGACGAACTGCCCGCCCTCGCCGGCCGCGCCGCCGTCGCGGTGGCCTTCGCGGTCACCCTCTGCGGCTGCCTCCCCGAGCGGTGGCCGTCCTTCGCCACCGCCGCCGGACTGCTGCGGCTGCTCACCGGCTACCTGGCCCTCGCCGTCACCGGCCGCGCCGCCGCGTACGCCGCCCTGCTGCGCCGCCGCCGCCGGGCCCCCCGGCCGGTGCTGCTGCTGGGCGCGGGCGACCGGGGCCGCCGGGTCGCCGCCGCCCTGCTGGCACACCCCCGGTACGGCATGCGCCCGGTCGGCTGTCTGGACACCGCCCGGGCGCCGCACCCCGACGGCCCGCCGGCCCCGGTGCCGGTGCCGGTCCTGGGCGGCTGCGAGGTGCTGGAACGGGAGATCCGCCGCCGTGGCGTCCGCGACCTGCTGATCACCACCGACACCGCCGAGACCGCCGATCCGGAGACCGCCGCCGCGATGCGCACCGCCGCCCGGCTCGGCTGCGACCTGTGGCTGGTGCCCGGACTGCGCGAGTACGGCGCCCTGCCGTACGGCTTCCGCCGCCCGGCCCATGGCGACCACCTGTGGGGCTTCCCCTGCCTGCGGATCGGCCGACCCGCCCGCCACCGGCCCGGCTGGGCCGCCAAACGCGCCCTGGACCGCACCGCCGCCGCCGTCCTGCTGATGCTGGCCGCACCGCTGCTGGCCGCCTGCGCCCTGGCCGTACGGCTGGACGACGGACCCGGGGTGATCTTCCGTCAGCAGCGGGTCGGTCTCGACGGCCGAGTCTTCACCCTGCTGAAGTTCCGCACCCTGCGCCCGGCCTCCGCCCATGAGTCCGCCACCCGCTGGACCATCGCGCAGGACCGGCGGATGGGCCGGGTCGGCCGCCTGCTGCGCCGTACCTCCCTGGACGAGCTGCCCCAGCTGTGGAATGTGCTGCGCGGCGAGATGAGCCTGGTCGGACCGCGCCCCGAACGGCCCTACTTCGCGCTGCGCTTCACCCAGGCCCACCCCGGCTACGCCGACCGCCACCGCGTCCCGGCCGGCATCACCGGACTCGCCCAGACCCACGGGCTGCGCGGCGACACCTCCATCGAGGACCGCGCCCGCTTCGACAACCACTACATCGAGAGCTGGAGCCTCTGGCAGGACATCACCATCCTGCTGCGCACCGCCGCCACGCTGATCCGCCCGGACGGGAGCTGA
- a CDS encoding O-antigen ligase family protein, with protein sequence MTATTPALRDLLRRPSLAAAATVLLVCLPGGEKDLAATAAVHITPADLASLALVAVIAVPLLRGRLPVALHPLGCLLYGAVALAASVATATATAPDPAAALSGYARLVQVFVLVPVAVLLSLRDRFDLHLLLGALITAALIEGGIGVHQYLTGTGASYTGLPIRAVGTFGALDVMAMSGMVSFGLLAALALALGLRGSPAHRLPRRALYTAAALLTLPLAFSFSRGSWIACAVATAVLLLRTDPRLALRWAAVGVAGAVVLIGGFGVAADSLTERLASIATVSHTPDQSVTDRYDLWTTAGRIWLDHPATGAGPRGFAQQRDSHAPLRLSSAGDAEDGTIGFRREPLLSPHNMYLLVLSEQGLLGILAHTALCLVLLTRSLRRVGRRCRNGAGLAATALLVWLLADFLYADIGGPTTVLTSTILALATHWSLPPTPRPAAPPPSAPRPVASLPVASPPVASSLVAPLPVAFRPVASPPVAPLPMASRPVASSPGTSLPGVCPSAVPLPAVSPPGVSASGVCSREASPSVAFWPVVPPPEAPPAAAPRPVAPPPVASRPVASSPGTSLPGVCPSVVPLPAVSPPGVSASGVCSREASPSVAFWPVVPPPEAPRPAAPPSASPLPVAPPAAAEGAADR encoded by the coding sequence GTGACCGCCACCACCCCCGCCCTCCGCGACCTGCTGCGGCGGCCCAGCCTGGCGGCGGCCGCGACCGTGCTGCTGGTCTGCCTCCCCGGCGGCGAGAAGGACCTCGCCGCCACCGCCGCCGTCCACATCACCCCGGCCGACCTCGCCTCGCTGGCCCTGGTGGCGGTCATCGCCGTACCGCTGCTCCGGGGCCGGCTCCCGGTGGCGCTCCACCCGCTGGGCTGCCTGCTCTACGGCGCCGTCGCACTGGCCGCCTCGGTCGCCACTGCCACCGCCACCGCCCCGGACCCGGCCGCCGCCCTCAGCGGCTATGCACGGCTCGTCCAGGTCTTCGTCCTGGTCCCGGTCGCCGTGCTGCTGTCGCTGCGCGACCGGTTCGACCTCCACCTGCTGCTCGGCGCCCTGATCACCGCCGCCCTGATCGAGGGAGGCATCGGCGTCCACCAGTACCTGACCGGCACCGGGGCCTCCTACACCGGCCTGCCGATCCGCGCCGTCGGCACCTTCGGCGCGCTGGACGTCATGGCGATGTCCGGCATGGTCTCCTTCGGCCTGCTGGCCGCCCTCGCCCTGGCCCTCGGGCTGCGCGGCTCACCCGCCCACCGGCTGCCGCGCCGCGCCCTGTACACGGCGGCGGCCCTGCTGACCCTGCCGCTGGCCTTCTCCTTCAGCCGTGGCAGCTGGATCGCCTGCGCCGTCGCCACCGCCGTACTGCTGCTGCGCACCGACCCCCGGCTGGCGCTGCGCTGGGCGGCGGTGGGCGTGGCGGGCGCGGTGGTGCTGATCGGCGGCTTCGGCGTCGCGGCCGACTCCCTCACCGAACGGCTGGCCAGCATCGCCACCGTCTCCCACACCCCCGACCAGTCCGTCACCGACCGCTATGACCTCTGGACCACCGCCGGCCGCATCTGGCTGGACCACCCGGCCACCGGCGCCGGGCCCCGGGGGTTCGCGCAGCAGCGCGACAGCCACGCCCCGCTGCGGCTCTCCTCCGCAGGCGACGCCGAGGACGGCACCATCGGCTTCCGACGCGAACCGCTGCTCTCCCCGCACAACATGTACCTGCTGGTCCTCAGCGAGCAGGGGCTGCTCGGCATCCTCGCCCACACCGCGCTCTGCCTGGTCCTGCTCACCCGCAGCCTCCGCCGGGTCGGCCGCCGCTGCCGGAACGGCGCGGGCCTGGCCGCCACCGCCCTCCTGGTCTGGCTCCTGGCCGACTTCCTCTACGCCGACATCGGCGGCCCCACCACCGTCCTCACCTCCACCATCCTCGCCCTCGCCACCCACTGGTCCCTGCCCCCAACACCCCGGCCAGCGGCGCCCCCGCCCTCGGCACCTCGGCCGGTGGCGTCCCTGCCTGTGGCGTCCCCGCCGGTGGCGTCCTCGCTGGTGGCTCCCTTGCCCGTGGCGTTTCGGCCGGTGGCGTCCCCGCCGGTGGCGCCTTTGCCTATGGCATCTCGGCCCGTGGCGTCCTCGCCGGGGACGTCCCTGCCCGGAGTGTGCCCGTCCGCTGTGCCTCTGCCCGCAGTGTCCCCGCCGGGGGTCTCCGCGTCCGGTGTGTGCTCGCGTGAAGCGTCTCCGTCCGTAGCGTTCTGGCCCGTAGTGCCTCCGCCGGAGGCGCCCCCGGCCGCAGCGCCTCGGCCGGTGGCACCCCCGCCTGTGGCCTCTCGGCCCGTGGCGTCCTCGCCGGGGACGTCCCTGCCCGGAGTGTGCCCGTCCGTTGTGCCTCTGCCCGCAGTGTCCCCGCCGGGGGTCTCCGCGTCCGGTGTGTGCTCGCGTGAAGCGTCTCCGTCCGTAGCGTTCTGGCCCGTAGTGCCCCCGCCGGAGGCGCCCCGGCCCGCAGCGCCCCCGTCCGCATCGCCTCTGCCGGTAGCGCCCCCGGCCGCCGCCGAGGGGGCCGCTGACCGGTGA
- a CDS encoding lipid II flippase MurJ, with protein sequence MPAAPSAATAGSSFIARAFGVTALLAAAGSLLGLLRDLLLARYFGAGEDTDAFLVSWTVPETASPLLIEDAMAFLMVPAFSLALAARQHDRTGHPQHVPTADPVRALVAATLPPLCLALAALSAATAAFAPSLVEALAPGLPHPGPAVRCTRITALTVLSFGVTGYLSAALRAHHHFTAPAAVCVVQNAGILGVLTTCHQWLGVTAAAVGVAVGSALTTALLLPPFLRRLRSTPRTPAARRATRLPVISPLALLPVVGFSLTRQAQVFIERYLGSELPPGTISHLNYASKVAQLAMTASLLICTVTFPLVARAIADGDLRAARDRVEKDLGLVGAVVLCGTAFLLACAPAVVRILFQRGAFGPQDSAATAAVMRVYSVGLLFQSLTGALIRPYFSTRPAVRIADAAEPPGAARPWLDWYPVAAMLLGLAVTFAVGAAAAPHAGALGIAAANAAGITVTASLLLYGLRQRGIALRLRTVLGGQARLAAAAAAAAAAGTAAASLAGPRPLTAVLLGGTAVTAVFTATAAALGAPELRTPLRALGCALRPTAEGDRRHGR encoded by the coding sequence ATGCCCGCCGCCCCGTCGGCCGCCACGGCCGGGTCCTCCTTCATTGCCCGGGCCTTCGGCGTCACCGCGCTGCTGGCCGCCGCCGGATCACTGCTCGGGCTGCTGCGTGACCTGCTGCTCGCCCGGTACTTCGGCGCCGGCGAGGACACCGACGCCTTCCTGGTCTCCTGGACCGTGCCGGAGACCGCCTCCCCGCTGCTCATCGAGGACGCCATGGCCTTCCTCATGGTGCCCGCCTTCAGCCTGGCGCTGGCCGCCCGCCAACACGACCGCACCGGCCACCCGCAGCACGTCCCCACCGCCGACCCGGTCCGCGCCCTGGTCGCCGCCACCCTGCCCCCGCTCTGCCTGGCCCTGGCCGCCCTCTCCGCCGCTACCGCCGCCTTCGCCCCGTCCCTGGTCGAGGCGCTCGCCCCGGGCCTGCCCCACCCCGGACCGGCCGTCCGGTGCACCCGGATCACCGCCCTCACCGTGCTGTCCTTCGGCGTCACCGGCTACCTCAGCGCCGCCCTCCGGGCCCACCACCACTTCACCGCACCGGCCGCCGTCTGCGTCGTCCAGAACGCGGGCATCCTGGGCGTCCTGACCACCTGCCACCAGTGGCTGGGCGTCACGGCCGCCGCCGTCGGAGTCGCCGTCGGCAGCGCCCTGACGACCGCGCTGCTGCTGCCGCCGTTCCTCCGCCGACTGCGCTCCACCCCCCGCACCCCGGCCGCCCGCCGCGCCACCCGGCTACCGGTGATCAGCCCGCTGGCGCTGCTGCCCGTGGTCGGGTTCTCGCTGACCCGGCAGGCCCAGGTCTTCATCGAGCGGTACCTCGGCTCGGAACTGCCGCCCGGCACCATCTCGCACCTCAACTACGCGTCCAAGGTCGCCCAACTCGCCATGACCGCCTCCCTGCTGATCTGCACCGTCACCTTCCCCCTGGTCGCCCGCGCCATCGCCGACGGCGACCTGCGGGCGGCCCGCGACCGGGTCGAGAAGGACCTCGGCCTGGTCGGCGCCGTGGTCCTCTGCGGCACCGCCTTCCTGCTGGCCTGCGCACCCGCCGTCGTCCGAATCCTCTTCCAGCGCGGCGCGTTCGGCCCGCAGGACAGCGCGGCGACCGCCGCCGTGATGCGCGTCTACAGCGTCGGACTGCTCTTCCAGTCCCTCACCGGGGCCCTGATCAGGCCGTACTTCTCCACCCGCCCGGCGGTGCGGATCGCCGACGCCGCCGAACCCCCCGGCGCCGCCCGGCCCTGGCTCGACTGGTACCCGGTCGCCGCGATGCTCCTCGGCCTGGCCGTCACCTTCGCCGTCGGCGCCGCCGCAGCCCCCCACGCCGGGGCGCTGGGCATCGCCGCCGCCAACGCCGCCGGCATCACCGTCACCGCCTCCCTGCTCCTGTACGGCCTGCGGCAGCGCGGCATCGCCCTGCGCCTCCGCACGGTGCTGGGCGGACAGGCCCGGCTCGCCGCCGCCGCAGCTGCCGCCGCAGCCGCCGGAACCGCCGCCGCGTCCCTCGCCGGGCCCCGGCCACTCACCGCCGTACTCCTCGGCGGCACCGCCGTCACCGCCGTCTTCACCGCCACCGCCGCCGCACTCGGCGCCCCCGAACTGCGCACTCCGCTGCGCGCCCTCGGGTGCGCCCTCCGCCCCACCGCCGAGGGAGACCGCCGCCATGGCCGCTGA
- a CDS encoding polysaccharide deacetylase family protein: protein MAAEPATTIAAAPSLRLHRAPWTLMYHSVDHYREDPHLLTVRPDRFAAQMRWLHRRGLCAVGVAELLRAAQTGRDAGLVGLTFDDGYADFLGRALPVLRAYGFGAALYVVADRLGRDNAWDRDGPRKPLLTADQVREAAAAGIEIGSHGLTHTALAGLPAATLTAETTRSREILERITGGPVTGFCYPYGSVDSRAVAAVRDAGYDYACAVERSPLTGRHAMPRCYVGDRDTGWRLHAKRVRDRARSLRSRGPQPQPQPQPEPGSGRR, encoded by the coding sequence ATGGCCGCTGAACCCGCCACCACGATCGCCGCCGCCCCGTCCCTCCGACTGCACCGGGCGCCCTGGACGCTGATGTACCACTCCGTCGACCACTACCGGGAGGACCCCCACCTGCTCACCGTCCGCCCCGACCGGTTCGCCGCCCAGATGCGCTGGCTGCACCGGCGCGGCCTCTGCGCGGTGGGCGTCGCGGAGCTGCTGCGCGCCGCGCAGACCGGCCGCGACGCCGGACTGGTCGGCCTCACCTTCGACGACGGCTATGCGGACTTCCTCGGCCGGGCCCTGCCCGTGCTGCGCGCCTACGGCTTCGGCGCCGCCCTGTATGTCGTCGCCGACCGCCTCGGCCGCGACAACGCCTGGGACCGGGACGGCCCCCGCAAGCCGCTGCTGACCGCCGACCAGGTCAGGGAGGCCGCCGCAGCCGGTATCGAGATCGGCTCGCACGGCCTGACCCACACCGCCCTGGCCGGACTTCCCGCCGCCACCCTGACCGCCGAGACCACCCGCAGCAGGGAGATCCTGGAGCGGATCACCGGCGGACCCGTCACCGGCTTCTGCTACCCCTATGGCTCGGTGGACTCCCGCGCGGTGGCCGCCGTACGGGACGCGGGCTACGACTACGCCTGCGCCGTGGAACGCTCGCCGCTCACCGGCCGCCACGCCATGCCCCGCTGCTATGTGGGCGACCGCGACACCGGGTGGCGGCTGCACGCCAAGCGGGTCCGGGACCGCGCCCGGAGCCTCCGGTCGCGCGGCCCGCAGCCGCAGCCGCAGCCGCAGCCAGAGCCGGGGAGCGGGCGGCGGTGA
- a CDS encoding glycosyltransferase yields MKVLQVITGLAAGGAEQQLRLLLRHLPDHHRCEVAVLTEPGTVAAGIRADGTPVHHLAMRGNRDPGAVPRLTGLIRRGGYDLVHTHLYRACLYGRLAARFAGVRAIVATEHSLLDGRIEGRPTTPAVRALYLAAERLGSTTVTVSAEVEGRLAAWGVPPHRLHLLPNGIDAARHTRPTASRAALRQTLRAELGLPQQAHVVGGVGRLVPGKRFQVLVDALALLTARRAAREPWLLLVGDGPERAALQRRARLAGVGHRTVLTGERDDVPDLLTAMDVLAAPSTGETFGLAVLEGLAAGLPVRYTCCPALAALPPEAAPGALRLPSDAAAYADALGPHPAAAQPPRPNRPPYTTTPSPAWPPNSAPSTTASPPPDRLPAPRRPSPHPATPA; encoded by the coding sequence GTGAAGGTCCTCCAGGTGATCACCGGGCTGGCGGCCGGCGGCGCCGAGCAGCAGTTGCGGCTGCTGCTGCGCCACCTGCCCGACCACCACCGCTGCGAGGTCGCCGTCCTCACCGAGCCCGGCACCGTGGCGGCCGGCATCCGCGCCGACGGCACACCCGTCCACCACCTCGCCATGCGCGGCAACCGCGACCCCGGCGCCGTGCCGCGCCTCACCGGGCTGATCCGCCGTGGCGGCTACGACCTGGTGCACACCCACCTCTACCGGGCCTGCCTGTACGGGCGGCTCGCCGCCCGGTTCGCCGGGGTACGGGCGATCGTGGCCACCGAGCACTCGCTGCTGGACGGCCGGATCGAGGGCCGCCCCACCACCCCGGCGGTCCGCGCCCTCTACCTGGCAGCCGAACGGCTCGGCAGCACCACCGTCACCGTCTCCGCCGAGGTCGAGGGGAGGCTGGCCGCCTGGGGCGTACCGCCGCACCGCCTCCACCTGCTGCCCAACGGTATCGACGCCGCCCGCCACACCCGGCCGACCGCCTCCCGGGCGGCGCTGCGGCAGACGCTCCGCGCCGAACTGGGGCTGCCCCAGCAGGCCCATGTCGTGGGCGGCGTCGGCCGGTTGGTCCCCGGCAAGCGGTTCCAGGTGCTGGTGGACGCCCTGGCGCTGCTCACCGCCCGCCGCGCCGCCCGTGAGCCCTGGCTGCTGCTGGTCGGCGACGGCCCCGAACGCGCCGCCCTGCAACGCCGCGCCCGGCTGGCCGGGGTCGGCCACCGCACCGTGCTCACCGGCGAGCGGGACGACGTACCCGACCTGCTCACCGCCATGGACGTGCTGGCCGCACCCTCCACCGGGGAGACCTTCGGCCTGGCCGTGCTGGAGGGCCTGGCGGCCGGGCTGCCCGTCCGCTACACCTGCTGCCCCGCGCTCGCCGCACTGCCCCCCGAGGCCGCGCCCGGCGCTCTGCGGCTTCCGTCGGACGCCGCCGCCTACGCGGACGCCCTCGGCCCCCACCCGGCCGCCGCCCAGCCACCCCGCCCCAACCGCCCGCCGTACACCACTACGCCATCGCCCGCGTGGCCGCCGAACTCGGCGCCCTCTACGACCGCCTCGCCACCACCTGACCGGCTACCCGCGCCCCGCCGCCCGTCGCCGCACCCGGCGACCCCCGCCTGA
- a CDS encoding lipopolysaccharide biosynthesis protein: MTTAPRRPRHPIHPAVRRWWPLLLGVPLGAAAGGGYAMAAGPAYTAHAYLVAVPQENADSGAAVGFAQAYGRLVTQPQVLHLAAAAAGTSAEALADRVSGTTSPDAPMIEVSGTAATPQRAAGAADAVARALVTLADASTEATRMKLVTLASAVAPDRPATPVPGLDIAVGAASGLLLGGLLMATRQGTTAQADAAAAAALPLPEQPTEPTEPTKPTKPTKPTRPTTPARSRA, encoded by the coding sequence ATGACCACCGCACCCCGCCGACCCCGCCACCCCATCCACCCCGCCGTCCGCCGCTGGTGGCCCCTGCTGCTGGGCGTACCGCTGGGCGCCGCCGCAGGTGGCGGCTATGCCATGGCCGCCGGCCCCGCCTACACCGCGCACGCCTATCTGGTGGCCGTGCCGCAGGAGAACGCGGACTCCGGCGCGGCGGTCGGCTTCGCCCAGGCGTACGGGCGGCTGGTGACCCAGCCCCAGGTGCTGCACCTCGCCGCCGCCGCAGCCGGGACCTCGGCCGAGGCGCTGGCCGACCGGGTGAGCGGCACCACCTCGCCGGACGCCCCGATGATCGAGGTCAGCGGCACCGCCGCCACCCCGCAGAGGGCGGCCGGAGCGGCCGACGCGGTGGCCCGCGCCCTGGTCACCCTCGCCGATGCGAGCACCGAGGCCACCCGGATGAAGCTGGTCACCTTGGCCTCCGCCGTCGCCCCGGACAGGCCCGCCACGCCCGTGCCGGGGCTGGACATCGCCGTGGGCGCAGCGTCCGGCCTGCTGCTCGGGGGCCTGCTGATGGCGACCCGGCAGGGGACGACGGCCCAAGCCGATGCAGCAGCAGCGGCTGCCCTGCCCCTCCCCGAGCAGCCCACCGAGCCCACCGAGCCCACCAAGCCCACCAAGCCCACCAAGCCCACCAGGCCCACCACCCCGGCACGGAGCCGAGCGTGA
- a CDS encoding GNAT family N-acetyltransferase, translated as MTEEHWSAEVRRDDGALRQLAAEWDDLAARCRTATSFQSAAWLTSWWHAYGSPGRLRLLLVRRDGRLVAGAALTVRYRPYPVLVPVGAGLSDYADVLLDDACADRAAAELAAILPAHRAWAVADLREVRPDGAAQRLLAHWPGRRGRLPDSVCQHLPALPMEELLRRLPGRTAQRSRVKQRKLAEAGVAVRETPVGEVPEAVGALLRLHALQWRGRGATPEHLGERFALHLREAVHGMVAAGRASVQEYRLDGELVAVNVLLLSPRLAGLYLYGAHPSLRRRLDIAGLLFGESLARTLRDGVPVLSLLRGSEPYKQRWRPDQDRNQRLVFGGGRFAPAAVLHLGAVRLRAAAVRTARVRLPWLARVRTRLRELRSAAAGD; from the coding sequence GTGACGGAGGAGCACTGGTCGGCCGAAGTGCGCCGCGACGACGGCGCCTTGCGGCAGCTCGCCGCCGAGTGGGACGACCTGGCGGCCCGCTGCCGTACGGCCACCTCCTTCCAGTCCGCAGCCTGGCTGACCTCCTGGTGGCACGCCTACGGCAGCCCCGGCCGACTCCGGCTGCTGCTGGTCCGCCGCGACGGACGGCTGGTCGCCGGGGCCGCCCTGACGGTCCGCTACCGCCCGTACCCGGTGCTGGTACCGGTCGGTGCCGGGCTGAGCGACTACGCCGACGTCCTGCTGGACGACGCCTGCGCCGACCGCGCCGCCGCCGAGCTGGCCGCGATCCTCCCGGCGCACCGCGCCTGGGCGGTAGCGGATCTGCGCGAGGTGCGCCCCGACGGCGCCGCGCAGCGGCTGCTCGCCCACTGGCCCGGCCGCCGCGGCCGACTGCCCGACTCGGTCTGCCAGCACCTCCCCGCGCTGCCCATGGAGGAGCTGCTGCGCCGCCTCCCGGGCCGCACCGCGCAGCGCAGCCGGGTCAAGCAGCGCAAGCTGGCGGAGGCGGGGGTGGCGGTCCGGGAGACCCCGGTCGGGGAGGTGCCCGAGGCGGTGGGGGCGCTGCTGCGCCTGCACGCGTTGCAGTGGCGCGGGCGCGGCGCCACCCCCGAGCACCTGGGTGAGCGTTTCGCGCTCCATCTGCGGGAGGCGGTGCACGGCATGGTCGCGGCGGGTCGGGCCTCCGTCCAGGAGTACCGCCTGGACGGCGAGTTGGTCGCGGTGAACGTACTGCTGCTCTCGCCCCGCCTGGCCGGTCTCTACCTGTACGGCGCCCATCCGAGCCTGCGGCGGCGGCTGGACATCGCGGGCCTGCTCTTCGGCGAGTCCCTGGCCCGTACGCTGCGCGACGGAGTGCCGGTGCTGAGCCTGCTGCGCGGCTCCGAGCCGTACAAGCAGCGGTGGCGCCCGGACCAGGACCGCAATCAGCGCCTGGTGTTCGGCGGCGGGCGGTTCGCCCCGGCGGCGGTGCTGCACCTCGGCGCGGTGCGGCTGCGCGCCGCAGCGGTGCGGACGGCCCGGGTCCGGCTGCCCTGGCTGGCCCGGGTCCGCACCCGGCTGCGCGAGCTGCGCTCCGCCGCCGCGGGGGACTAG